Within Amycolatopsis sp. FDAARGOS 1241, the genomic segment GGGCCGAAAGATCAGCATCGATGACAACCGCGCCGCCGTACTCGTCCGCGGGGGCTGACACCCGGCAAAGTGGACGGTAGGGATGATTCGATGGACAAACGGGGTGAAACCGGCCGGGTGTTCTGGCGGGCTGCCCTGCTCGCGGCCGACGCGACCGCGATGCCGTGGCCGGCGCTTGACCCGGCACCTGGTGTCGCCGAGCACGCCGCGGCCCACGATGACGACCTCGCTGCAGCGCGACGCCGGCCGGCCCCCGCGCGAAGGTGCGATCCCGCGGTGCCCCTCAAGGACATCGCCGAGCACCCGGTCCTCGCCGGCCTGGCCGAGCTACCGCACCGCGAGCACGCCCGGAACCGCTGGCGTCCTCCTCTGGCCGGAACTGAAAGGAGATCGAGATGTCATCCTCATCACCATTGCTGTTGGACGTGGATCTGCAGCTCGGCAGGGTGCCGATGCTGCGAGCCGGCGCGACCGGTGACGCACCGAGCTGGGCGAGCGAGCACCGCGATGCCTTGCGTGCCGTCGTCGCCGAGCACGGGGCGGTCCTGATCCGCGGTCTCGGCCTGCGCGATGCGGCCGAGGTCGCCGCGGTGTTCCGCGGGCTGGCCACCGCGGGCCTGATGACCGAGAGGGAGGCGTTCGCGGAGCGGCAGACCTACGCCGAGGGTGTGTACTCCTCGTCGAAATGGCCACCGAACCAGCCGATGTGCATGCACCACGAACTGAGCTACCGGCTCGAGTTTCCCGGTCTGATGCTGTTCGCGTGCCTGTCCGCGCCCACCAAGGGAGGGGCAACCGGTGTGGCGGACTCGACGGCCGTGCTCGACGCGCTGCCCGGTGACCTCGTCGAACGGCTCGAGCGGGAAGGCTGGACGCTCGTCCGCAACTACAACGAGGAGATCGGCGCGACACTCGCCCAGGCATTCGGCACCGAGGACCGCGACGCGGTCGAGAGCTACTGCCGCGCAAATGCCATCGAGTTCGAGTGGCAACCCGATGGAGGGCTGCGCACCTGGCAGCGCCGCAGCGCGGTGGTGCGGCACCCGATCACCGGTCGGCGCTGCTGGTTCAATCAGATCGCTTTCCTCAACGAGTGGACGCTCGACCCCGAGGTGCGCGAGTTCCTGATCGACACCTACGGCGCCGAGGGGCTGCCGTTCACCACCCGCTTCGGCGGCGGCGATCCGATCGGCGATGACGTCGTGCAGCTGCTCAACGAGGTGTACGAGGCCAAAACCGTGCGGGAGCCCTGGCAGGCGGGCGATCTGATGCTCGTCGACAACATCCGCAGCGCACACAGCAGGGAGCCTTTCTCCGGACCGCGCGAAGTCCTGGTCGGGATGGCTGACCCGGTCCGCCTGACGGACTGCTCGCCGACCGTCGAGGTCGGCCTCGGATGACCACGTCGCCCGTGCGGCTGTTCGCGGTCATCTCCGGTGCCCACCACCGACATCCATCCACCGTCGCCCGTTATGTCCTCAACAGACGATTCGGTGTGCGTCGAGGAGGCGGGCACGGTCCGCGCCTGTCACCGGCTGGCCAGGCACGGTTCCTCTTCGGATCCGGCTGATGCGCAACGCGTCGTGGGCGACTTCCGGTGTCCGGAGCCAGGGCGATCCCGGCCCGGTCCTCTGAGCCCAGCCGGCGCAGGACAGGGGTGGGACTCCTCGGCTGCCAGGCGAAAGGAACAGAAAGGAATATTCCGAGATGATCATGAGGTTGCCGGACCTCGTTGCCAGGTCCGCCCAACGCGCCCCCGACGCGCCCGCCCTGACCGCGCGAACGACCACGATCTCCTACGCGGACCTGCACGAGCGGACGGAGCGAGCGGCCACCGGCCTGCGCGATCTCGGGCTCGACGCTGGTGAGCGCGTCGCGGTCTTCCTCGACAAGAGGATCGAGACAGTCGTGGCACTGTTCGCCTGCTCGCGGGCCGGTGGCGTGTTCATCCCGGTGAACCCCGTGCTGCGAGCGAGGCAAGTGAGGCACATCCTGGATGACTGCGCCGTGCGGGTCCTGGTGACGTCCACGGATCGGCTGCGGGCCCTGCGCACCGAGCTCGCCGCCTGCAAGTCACTCGCCCACGTCCTCGTGCTGGGCGATTCGCCCGGCGACGACAAGGAAACCCCTTACCGCATACATGCCTGGGCAGAGGTCGCCGAGCGCGCAACCCAGGCGGTGTGTCCTCCCACGGGTGGCGTCGACACGGATGTGGCCGCGATCCTCTACACGTCGGGGAGCACCGGGGCCCCGAAGGGCGTCGTGCTGTCGCACCGCAACCTGGTCGTCGGCGCGGAGAGCGTCAGCACCTACCTGAACAACACGGCGGAAGACCGGATCCTGGCGGTTCTCCCGCTGAGCTTCGACGCCGGCCTGAGCCAGTTGACGACTGGCTTTTACGTAGGTGCCAACGTGGTGCTCGCCGACTACCTGCTACCGGGAGATGTCGTCCGGCTGTGCGCGGAGCACCGCATCAGCGGGCTGGTCGGCGTACCGCCTTTGTGGATCCAGCTCGCGGCCCAGACGTGGCCGGCCGAGGCCGTAGCCGGGATGCGCTACTTCGCGAACACCGGAGGGCGCCTGCCGCGCGTCACCCTGCAACAACTGCGAACGATCTTCCCGGCCGCGGCGCCGTACCTGATGTACGGCCTCACAGAGGCGTTCCGCTCCACCTACCTCGATCCGACGGAGGTCGACCGGCGACCGGATTCGATCGGCCAGGCGATCCCGAACGCCGAGATCCTCGTAGTCCGGGAGGACGGCGGCCTGTGTGGTCCGGGTGAGCCGGGTGAACTGGTGCACCGAGGTCCGCTCGTCACCTTGGGCTATTGGAATGACGCGCAGCGAACGGCCGAGCGGTTCCGGCCGCCGCCGAACCGTCCGGTCGAGCTGTGTACGCCTGAGCTGGCGGTCTGGTCCGGCGACGTCGTCGTCCGCGACGAGGAGGGGTTCCTGTACTTCGTCGGACGGCGAGACGACATGATCAAGACATCGGGGTATCGGGTCAGCCCCCAAGAGATCGAAGAAGTGGCCTACGAGACTGGACTGGTCCACGATGCCGTAGCGGTCGGTCTCGAGGACGAGACACTCGGCCACCGGGTTGTCCTCGTCGTGACCCCCCGCGAGCCCGCCGGGTTCGATCCGGCCGCGGTGACCGCGCGCCTGCGGCAGGAACTGCCCGGCTACATGGTGCCCGCCGAGGTGATGGTGCGCAGCGCCCTGCCCCAATCGCCGAACGGCAAGTTCGACCGGGCAATCCTTCGCCGTGAGCTCGCCGCCGCCCGCCGTCAGGAGCCCACATGACCGCAGTCACCCACGCGCGCCCAACGCCGACGGCATGCTCCACAGTGGCAGCCACCCGCTCGAGTTGCTCGCTGAGCGCGCCGGTGCCATCGGGTGCTTGCATCGACTGGACCCGCTCGCACTTGATGTCTGATCTCCCGCGTGCCGAGATCGGCGACCTCATGGCGGTCTTTCCGGCCGGCGCCTACCGAATTACGCCATTCCCACAGCGTTCCTCGGCCATCCGACATCGAGGGAACCGTTGGCAGCTCGCAGGCCGCCGGGCCTGTACGACCGATGAGGAGAATCCGCATGCCTCGCTCGCCAGAGATCTCGCACGCGATTTTCGAGGATGTCAAGGCCGTCGTGGTGGTCACCCTGGACCTCGAAGACCAGGCCGATGACCTCGGGCCGGAGACGGGCCTCTACGGCAATCTTCCTGAGCTCGATTCGCTCACCGTCGTCAAGCTCATCGTCGCCTTGAAGAAACGGTTCGCGATCGAGATCGAGCTCGACGAGATCGGCGGCGACATCTTCGACACACTCGGGCGGCTCGCGGCCTTTGTGGAGTCCAAAGTGTACATTGAGCCGCTCGGCGGAGTCAGCCACTAGAGACGCGCCCGGGCCTGACGTCCACCGACCCGCCTCTCGCGGCGGTTCATCGAGCCTTGGTCGAGAAGGGGAGAAGGCATGCCCACCAAGACCGTCGAGACCGTCCAGAAGCTAGAGGAGTCCCGGACGGTGAGACTGCCGGCCTGGCTCCCCGAGTTCCGCGCAGCCGACGTGCGGCTGCTACCGCGGTCCCGAAGCAGGCGCGCCACGAGGTGAGCACGGCGCTGGACCCCGCCCATTCAGATCTGCCGCCGCCGCGGCAGATCATTTACTTCGCGGCGTGGGGCTGACCGCGGTGGAGCTGATCGAGCGACCGGTGGCCGTCGCGATCGGCGTGGGACGGCGGTGGCCGGGCGCTGCGGTGAGGCCTGGCCCGCAAGCCAGAAGAGCGGAGCGCGCCGGAGAAACCGGCCGCAAAGCAGCACGCGCCCGGTCTGGGTTGAGCTTGCCGGCCGGCCCGAGACCGCCGGAGCACGCCGCCCGACCAAGCGCGCCGCAGAGAGACCGGTCGACGGTATCCGGGCAGCCCGAGGTAGCGGGGCGCACCGCCTGCCGGCCGAGCGCACCCCAACACAGCCACCTCAGGTGCCGAAGCCCGAGGTCGCGGCCAAGCACGAACCCGCGCCCGTGGACCGGGAAGCGCCGGCGAAGCCGGAACCTCGCCTGTGCAACGAGAATCGCCGGCGGAGCCCACACCGGCGACGTTGCAGCCGGCGGCACCGACCACTCAACGCAGGACCGTGTGAGTCAAAATAGTGGCCAAGACGCCAACTCGCGCACCTGCCTCGAGTGCGGTGCCACGCATGGACCTCGTCCAGATTGATCCGCCAGAGTCAGCCGCCGATGCGATGGACCGGGGACCGGTTCAGTCGCGCCGGTGCCGTCCGGTGCGGAAGAGCTGCCGCGGCGGATGGACGGGCCGGCCCTCGGCCAGATGCCGGGGCACGCCGGGATCGGTCAGCTCGCCGATGAGATCGGCGACCGCCACGTATCGGGTCGTTGTGGGCTCAGGCGACCCGGCGTCCACGAGCGGAACCCAAGCGCGCTCCGGATCTGCGGCGTCCACGCAGGACCCCGCGACCACGCCAGTGCGGACCACCACCCCGTCGCCGTCTGCCTCCCGTTCGAGGTACGCCAGGTGCCGTCCCACCGGGTAGTCCACCACTCTCACCTTGACCGCGGCTCGCAGTTCGACGTCGTCGGCCATCGCCGCCCCTCCTGATGAACTCCGGGAGAACGACCGCCGGGTCCGGGGCGGCACAAGACTCGGCAGGCGACTCTACCGGGAAACCTGACGAAAACACCCGGATTCCCCCGAACAGCGGACAGACCATCGTCCGAAGTAGAGGGTGCGCGACACCGGAATCCCTAGCCGGCGGGCCAGGCCTCCGGCGGATCGCCGAACGCCCCGGCGCCGAAACCGGCGAATCCACTGTGGCAGGCCGATCGCACGACAGGGCCACCCGGATTCGCCTCATCGCGGGTTCGGGCGTCAGCCACCGGGTGGTGCGGCATAGAGGATGTCGGTGGCGCGGACCAGGTTCACGGGTGCGTCCGGCGCCGTGTCACGTTGCCGGACCGGTACCCAGGTGGTGCTGGTGTGCTCGTCGCGCAGGCTGCGGCCCGCGATCGTGCCGGTGCGCTCCTGCCACTCTGGAAATGCTCCCGCCCGGCGCCCACCGGCCGGCCCGCGAACGCGACAGAGGTAGCGCACCTGCCACCCCGGTGGATAACCACCGGCGTGACGGGTGGGCCACTCGGCCTTCGTGCTGTGGCTGTCCGGGCCTCGACGAGCCCGATCGTGTACCGGCTGATCGTGCGGACCATCGTCCATCGCCACGAATCGTCACCCCGATCGCATGCGGGATTCACCGAACGACCGCCGCGGTCCAGGGCGGAAGTGAACAGCGTACACTCGCTCGCGGCCCGCGGTCGTTCCTCCGCTCGGGTGTTCTCAGGCACCAATGGGCTCGATTCCATGACGAACGGAACCCGCTTCGCGTCCTCGCCGACGGCCGACCGGTGACATCCGTCCCCTTCCCAGACGGCACCACGGGTGAGGCGTTCTCAGCGACGAACCTCGCCGCGGCGCACCCGGCTGGGTCCGCACCGCCAGGTTGCCGAGCCGCAGGTCCCGCGGCTGCGACCCGGGCACGATCACCTACTCGCTGATCGAAGACCGGCCCAGCCTGGTCTGGGCTGCCAACCTCGAGCTGCGCGTCCGTCGCTGGACCGTCGGTCCCGGACTGAGCTGGCCCATAACTGCAGGCTCAAGTTCGCCCATGGCCTGCGGCTCCGGTACCGAATTCGGTGGCAAACGCCCGCGCACCGCCGCGGGGAGCTGTGGAACGGTCCGCGATCTCGTCGCGGGTACATCGGACGAGAGGGGGCCGGGCAACCGCCGATCCAGCCGCACCTGTCGAGCGAATGCGTCGCAGGCACCTGGAGAAGCCGTGGGGCCGACTTCCGGGCGGCGACGAGCTGCCGGCCTCGGTTCGCGCGTACGGCAGCCCGCACCGGCCCGCCCTGGGGTGCCTCCGCACCTCAGGCCTTACCGAGCGCACCACCACCGGGCAGTTCGCGTGGTGCGGCAGATCCCGGCTCGTGGACCCGAGCACCAGCCCGGCGAAACCACGGCGGCCGCGGCGCCGACGACGAGCAGCTGCGCGCTGTGGCCCAACGCGAGCAGGCCGGTGGCGGCTTGTCGTGTTTCGACTTGGCTTCGACGTGGACGTCGGGGTGCATGCCCGTCAGGCCCGGCACGCTGCCGAGGACACCGCCGTGCAGCGGGGCGATCCGTCGCAGGATGTCCAAGGTGGACAGTCCGCCTGCGACGAGCACGCCACAGATCACGCGCAGACCGCAGTGGTCAGCAGAGCGAGCAGGAGCTCGCTGCGCCGGAACCGGCGGAACTCGGGGACATCGACGAGCTACGTGGCCGCGAAGACCACGAGAGCGCCGAGGGCCGCCTTCGGGAACTCCGCCAGCAGTGGCCGTGCGAACAGGACGATGACCACCGCTGTGCCCAAGGCGAACGATGAGTACAGCCGAGTTCGCCTGCCCGCAGCCGAGCCGAGCGCGTTCCGGCTGCCGCTGCTGCTAACGGCGAAGCCCTGCAGGAGCCCGGAGGACACGGTTAGGGGGCGACCGCACGCAGTTCCTGGTCCGCGTCGATCTCTTCGCCTCCCCCGGGCGCGAACGCGCGCGGTGAGGACGTTGTCCGACAACGCGACGATAGCGATGCCGAGTGCCGGGGGAACCAACTGCCCGACCTCAACGGGGACCCCCGGCAACGCTGGTGGCAGCCCGGCGGGCACCGCTCCCACCACCCCGATGCCCTGCAACCCGGCCGCCGCAACGACCCGGTGGCCCCCACCATCGCCCCAACGGTCCCGGCAGCCACGGCGCGATCCGTTGCAGCACGAACGGCACGACCAAGCCACCGCCGGCCAGTGCACGAGTCCGAGGTGGCTGACGAACGACTCGAGTTCGCCGGCGAACCCATCGCCGCGTACGGGAGACCGGTGACGTTGCCGAGCTGACCCACGACCATGAGCACGGCGATCCCGCCGTGCAGCCGGTGAGGACCAGGCTCGACAGCGGCTCGGCGAGCAGCACTCCCCACCGCGCGGGCGAGGCCACCTGCAAAGCACCGCGAGCGGGGCGGCCAGCATCGCGTAGCAGGCTGGATCGCCGGCGACGA encodes:
- a CDS encoding TauD/TfdA family dioxygenase, giving the protein MSSSSPLLLDVDLQLGRVPMLRAGATGDAPSWASEHRDALRAVVAEHGAVLIRGLGLRDAAEVAAVFRGLATAGLMTEREAFAERQTYAEGVYSSSKWPPNQPMCMHHELSYRLEFPGLMLFACLSAPTKGGATGVADSTAVLDALPGDLVERLEREGWTLVRNYNEEIGATLAQAFGTEDRDAVESYCRANAIEFEWQPDGGLRTWQRRSAVVRHPITGRRCWFNQIAFLNEWTLDPEVREFLIDTYGAEGLPFTTRFGGGDPIGDDVVQLLNEVYEAKTVREPWQAGDLMLVDNIRSAHSREPFSGPREVLVGMADPVRLTDCSPTVEVGLG
- a CDS encoding acyl-CoA ligase (AMP-forming), exosortase A system-associated produces the protein MRLPDLVARSAQRAPDAPALTARTTTISYADLHERTERAATGLRDLGLDAGERVAVFLDKRIETVVALFACSRAGGVFIPVNPVLRARQVRHILDDCAVRVLVTSTDRLRALRTELAACKSLAHVLVLGDSPGDDKETPYRIHAWAEVAERATQAVCPPTGGVDTDVAAILYTSGSTGAPKGVVLSHRNLVVGAESVSTYLNNTAEDRILAVLPLSFDAGLSQLTTGFYVGANVVLADYLLPGDVVRLCAEHRISGLVGVPPLWIQLAAQTWPAEAVAGMRYFANTGGRLPRVTLQQLRTIFPAAAPYLMYGLTEAFRSTYLDPTEVDRRPDSIGQAIPNAEILVVREDGGLCGPGEPGELVHRGPLVTLGYWNDAQRTAERFRPPPNRPVELCTPELAVWSGDVVVRDEEGFLYFVGRRDDMIKTSGYRVSPQEIEEVAYETGLVHDAVAVGLEDETLGHRVVLVVTPREPAGFDPAAVTARLRQELPGYMVPAEVMVRSALPQSPNGKFDRAILRRELAAARRQEPT
- a CDS encoding acyl carrier protein, whose product is MPRSPEISHAIFEDVKAVVVVTLDLEDQADDLGPETGLYGNLPELDSLTVVKLIVALKKRFAIEIELDEIGGDIFDTLGRLAAFVESKVYIEPLGGVSH
- a CDS encoding SulP family inorganic anion transporter: MTAVLALFVAGDPACYAMLAAPLAVLCRWPRPRGGECCSPSRCRAWSSPAARRDRRAHGRGSARQRHRSPVRGDGFAGELESFVSHLGLVHWPAVAWSCRSCCNGSRRGCRDRWGDGGGHRVVAAAGLQGIGVVGAVPAGLPPALPGVPVEVGQLVPPALGIAIVALSDNVLTARVRARGRRRDRRGPGTACGRPLTVSSGLLQGFAVSSSGSRNALGSAAGRRTRLYSSFALGTAVVIVLFARPLLAEFPKAALGALVVFAAT